Proteins encoded by one window of Candidatus Zixiibacteriota bacterium:
- a CDS encoding acyl-CoA dehydrogenase family protein, with the protein MIDFEFTDDYNTVAQLARDVVHKYLKPKITELDREAKYDPDFAGHLKDADLLGVCIPEKYGGMGMDHISLGLVCEEMEYIDTSARIIFSVHVGLNSMTLLTWGNEAQREKSLVPQADYLLGFRTDRPPRCLLPAYEE; encoded by the coding sequence ATGATAGATTTCGAGTTCACCGATGACTACAACACCGTCGCGCAGCTTGCTCGTGACGTGGTTCATAAATATCTGAAGCCGAAGATCACCGAGCTCGATCGTGAAGCGAAATACGATCCCGATTTTGCCGGTCATTTGAAAGATGCTGACCTTCTCGGAGTCTGCATCCCCGAAAAATACGGCGGCATGGGGATGGACCATATCTCCCTTGGGCTGGTCTGCGAAGAGATGGAGTATATCGACACATCAGCACGAATTATCTTCTCGGTGCATGTCGGGCTCAATTCAATGACGCTTCTGACATGGGGAAATGAGGCGCAGAGAGAGAAGTCCCTCGTCCCACAGGCGGACTATCTGCTCGGATTCAGAACCGACCGTCCACCGAGATGTCTGCTGCCGGCATACGAAGAGTAG